Proteins encoded by one window of Acidobacteriota bacterium:
- a CDS encoding PQQ-binding-like beta-propeller repeat protein, with translation MKYLSIPVGVAVLLLMVALAVEEVAEPAAADGYWPQWRGPLGTGVAPEADPPIEWGEDKNVRWKIALPGKGHSTPVIWGDRIFLTTAVPFGEEQEPVPVDAKNAHDQVPVTQRYKFIVMALQRQNGEVLWQRTVREELPHEGGHITASLASASPVTDGELLFASFGSWGLYCLDLNGNLKWEVDLGTMHPLHAHGEGSSPALHGDTLVVNWDHEGESFLVAFDKRTGKERWRTKRDVKSSSWSTPLIVDDGGKAQVIVSGSDRVTGYELATGLLVWECGGMSVENVVATPVAGNGIVYAGSSYDRRSMMAIRYEGAKGDISGSDRVLWNRPRGAPYVPSPLLYGDSLYYHYHFQGVMTRVNARTGEDSPGPLRLSGIRMVFASPIGADGRVYVVDRAGTGLVLSHGDEPELLAVNRLQDSFSASPVAVGRELYLRGEKYLYCIAH, from the coding sequence ATGAAATATCTTTCCATCCCGGTTGGAGTCGCTGTCCTGTTATTGATGGTCGCGCTGGCTGTGGAAGAGGTCGCAGAGCCCGCAGCAGCAGACGGCTACTGGCCTCAATGGCGCGGGCCGCTGGGCACCGGGGTCGCGCCCGAGGCGGACCCGCCGATCGAGTGGGGCGAGGACAAGAACGTTCGCTGGAAGATCGCCCTGCCGGGCAAAGGGCACTCGACGCCCGTCATCTGGGGTGACCGTATCTTTCTGACCACGGCCGTGCCTTTCGGGGAGGAACAGGAGCCGGTGCCGGTCGACGCCAAGAACGCTCATGATCAAGTCCCCGTTACGCAACGCTACAAGTTCATCGTCATGGCGCTGCAGCGGCAGAACGGAGAAGTCCTCTGGCAGCGGACCGTGCGGGAAGAGCTTCCCCATGAAGGCGGTCACATCACCGCCAGCCTGGCCTCCGCCTCGCCCGTGACCGACGGCGAGCTGCTGTTTGCCTCTTTCGGGTCCTGGGGCCTCTACTGTCTGGACTTGAACGGCAACCTCAAATGGGAGGTCGATCTGGGCACCATGCATCCGCTTCATGCCCACGGCGAAGGAAGCTCCCCCGCCCTGCACGGCGACACCCTGGTCGTCAACTGGGATCATGAGGGTGAGTCGTTCCTTGTGGCTTTCGACAAGCGGACGGGAAAGGAACGATGGCGGACCAAGCGGGACGTAAAGTCCTCCTCCTGGTCCACTCCCCTGATTGTGGATGACGGCGGGAAAGCGCAGGTGATTGTCAGCGGTTCAGACCGCGTGACCGGTTACGAGTTGGCCACCGGCCTGCTCGTCTGGGAATGCGGCGGAATGTCGGTCGAGAACGTGGTGGCCACGCCCGTGGCCGGCAACGGAATCGTCTACGCCGGCAGCAGCTACGACCGCCGGAGCATGATGGCCATCCGCTACGAAGGCGCCAAGGGAGACATTAGCGGCAGTGACCGCGTGCTTTGGAACCGCCCCAGAGGAGCCCCCTACGTGCCTTCGCCGCTGCTCTACGGGGACTCGCTCTATTACCACTACCATTTCCAGGGCGTGATGACCCGCGTCAACGCCAGGACTGGGGAGGACAGTCCGGGACCCCTTCGCCTCTCCGGTATTCGCATGGTCTTCGCATCGCCGATAGGAGCCGACGGGCGAGTCTACGTGGTGGACCGGGCGGGAACCGGACTCGTCCTCTCGCACGGCGACGAGCCGGAGTTGCTCGCTGTCAATCGTCTCCAAGACAGCTTCAGCGCCTCCCCGGTGGCGGTGGGCCGGGAACTCTACCTCCGAGGCGAGAAGTATCTCTATTGCATCGCCCATTGA
- a CDS encoding sigma factor-like helix-turn-helix DNA-binding protein produces MDQVAWRDLSLGERLAGVLRRSQCLTVGELLRRGREWRLSRAGYGSHSEMELMRAVDWLKGEFDAGLDSLLMELSEEVASRPQRACRKIFLRRKAGGRWIRLLGHLAQKALQCVDLRQLRRHLLALSEEASEQETKEPSAVRDDSPGSESAAQGGGDVAPTMSSASRPADFFAPRPALTVHEKTAEPPLESLLHLREYPAMAEEKRELLQGAETAEWPGLEHDLFRLAGGVLPAPDWHPATALRLVPSWVLCRRMVESVAPLPLVRRARRCRWKTFAQALSEPARDLQPGFDSVGEQMLWEQVGRLVELGPGWPLSTSDLQVESTLQESFCASLERLPQRTARLMRLRMGAGRSRALTLQETARELNLSAERVRQIENAAWETLRRQEAWPRRLARKIEEAMEAEGTAVAVEVLAEDPWIGPRLTRSRPFFDQLVRKTVGSRRRLDMRYAPGG; encoded by the coding sequence ATGGACCAGGTGGCTTGGAGAGACCTGTCTCTGGGCGAACGTTTGGCCGGCGTCCTGCGGCGATCCCAATGCCTGACGGTGGGAGAGCTGTTGCGACGGGGCCGGGAATGGCGGCTCAGCCGAGCCGGCTACGGCAGTCACTCCGAAATGGAGTTGATGCGGGCCGTCGATTGGCTTAAAGGCGAGTTCGACGCCGGGCTGGACAGCTTGCTCATGGAACTGAGCGAGGAGGTGGCCAGCCGGCCCCAGCGAGCCTGCCGCAAAATCTTTCTGCGCCGCAAGGCCGGCGGCCGCTGGATACGTCTGCTGGGACATCTGGCCCAGAAGGCGCTGCAGTGCGTTGACCTGCGTCAACTTCGACGTCACCTGCTGGCTTTGTCCGAGGAAGCCTCCGAGCAGGAGACGAAGGAGCCGAGCGCGGTCCGTGACGACTCTCCAGGCAGCGAGTCCGCCGCCCAGGGTGGAGGCGATGTCGCCCCGACCATGTCGTCCGCTTCCCGCCCCGCTGATTTTTTTGCTCCTCGACCTGCACTGACAGTGCACGAAAAAACCGCAGAACCTCCTCTGGAGTCACTACTCCATCTGAGAGAGTACCCGGCCATGGCCGAGGAGAAGCGGGAACTGCTTCAGGGCGCGGAGACTGCTGAGTGGCCCGGGCTCGAGCACGACCTTTTTCGCTTGGCCGGCGGCGTCTTGCCGGCTCCCGACTGGCATCCCGCCACCGCCCTCCGGCTGGTGCCTTCCTGGGTCTTGTGCCGCAGGATGGTGGAATCGGTAGCTCCCCTTCCACTGGTGCGCCGGGCCCGGCGTTGCCGCTGGAAGACCTTCGCCCAGGCTCTTTCCGAGCCGGCCCGCGACCTCCAGCCGGGATTCGATTCGGTGGGCGAGCAGATGCTCTGGGAGCAGGTCGGACGCCTGGTCGAGCTGGGTCCGGGGTGGCCCCTCTCCACCAGCGACCTGCAAGTCGAATCGACCCTCCAGGAGTCCTTTTGCGCATCCCTCGAGCGCCTTCCCCAGCGCACGGCCCGCCTGATGCGGTTGCGCATGGGAGCCGGACGCAGCCGTGCTCTGACGCTGCAAGAAACCGCGCGGGAATTGAACTTGAGCGCCGAGCGCGTCAGGCAGATAGAAAACGCTGCCTGGGAGACGTTGCGGCGCCAGGAAGCATGGCCCCGCAGGTTGGCCCGCAAGATCGAAGAGGCCATGGAAGCTGAAGGAACTGCGGTCGCCGTCGAAGTGCTGGCCGAGGACCCCTGGATCGGTCCCCGCCTGACCCGCAGCCGGCCCTTTTTCGATCAACTGGTGCGCAAGACCGTGGGCAGCCGCAGGCGTCTGGACATGCGCTACGCTCCCGGCGGCTGA
- a CDS encoding DNA repair ATPase, whose translation MNEANLDRGTYEIIRDRLMDQAKALGEKAEDLNRRRLELFGSSEVSLVGNERIRTENNCVPRDIVAVGSRLLFGYNVFIGLRRETKVRDVLTLHRFGRAAQESGEDFVIEALSPEDSDNFLSDPRFVEDFAELYRYYKDAHLLQLRNLGSKLLAVFQIGESTSDVRVFRWAVDREGKVSYIDNRGERDHTFPPSHDFEWTPVAREDFISGRHPHISILDEVFVETVGGDLT comes from the coding sequence ATGAACGAAGCTAACCTTGACCGGGGCACATACGAGATCATCCGCGACCGCCTGATGGATCAGGCCAAGGCGCTGGGTGAAAAGGCCGAAGACCTCAACCGGCGCCGTCTCGAGCTGTTCGGCAGCAGCGAAGTGTCGCTGGTCGGCAACGAGCGCATCCGCACCGAGAACAACTGCGTCCCCCGCGATATCGTGGCCGTGGGATCACGTCTGCTCTTCGGATACAATGTCTTCATCGGACTGCGCCGGGAGACCAAAGTCCGGGACGTGCTCACCCTGCACCGTTTCGGACGCGCCGCCCAGGAGTCCGGTGAGGATTTCGTCATCGAGGCGCTCTCTCCAGAAGACTCCGACAACTTCCTCAGCGATCCCCGCTTCGTGGAGGACTTCGCCGAGCTCTACCGCTACTACAAAGACGCTCACCTGCTGCAACTGCGCAATCTGGGCAGCAAGCTGCTGGCCGTCTTTCAGATCGGAGAATCGACCTCAGACGTACGCGTCTTCCGCTGGGCCGTGGACCGCGAGGGCAAGGTTTCCTATATCGACAACCGGGGCGAGCGCGACCACACCTTCCCCCCCTCCCACGACTTCGAGTGGACCCCGGTGGCCCGCGAGGACTTCATCAGCGGACGCCACCCCCACATCTCCATCCTCGACGAGGTCTTCGTGGAAACCGTGGGCGGCGACCTGACC
- a CDS encoding redoxin domain-containing protein translates to MLKIGDRAPHFKLSPLRGRQPFDLSEQLARGPVMLVFAKESCPTCRWTLPLLDPAGLEASGEKGQMVVVLQELPWVAEEMVEELGLGSPVLVDDDPYPVSNAFGIDFVPSAFLIGPDGKVAAVSESFQRDELSRMIESLYRRNAKTPRAVFRPEDEIPPFRPG, encoded by the coding sequence ATGCTGAAGATAGGAGACCGGGCGCCGCACTTCAAACTGAGTCCTTTACGGGGTCGGCAACCCTTCGATCTGAGTGAGCAGTTGGCGCGGGGACCCGTCATGCTGGTCTTCGCGAAAGAGTCCTGCCCGACCTGCCGCTGGACGCTGCCCCTCCTCGATCCGGCCGGCCTCGAGGCCTCGGGCGAGAAGGGCCAGATGGTGGTGGTCTTGCAGGAACTTCCCTGGGTGGCCGAGGAAATGGTGGAGGAACTCGGTTTGGGCAGTCCCGTGCTGGTCGATGACGACCCCTACCCGGTCAGCAATGCCTTCGGCATCGACTTCGTGCCCTCGGCTTTCTTGATCGGGCCCGACGGAAAGGTCGCGGCCGTTTCGGAAAGCTTCCAACGCGATGAGCTTTCGCGAATGATCGAGAGCCTCTATCGCCGCAACGCTAAAACGCCCCGCGCCGTTTTCCGCCCTGAGGATGAGATTCCCCCCTTCCGTCCCGGCTGA
- a CDS encoding SPFH domain-containing protein — MEFFIVLGFAGLIIFMGIMMLFVRLFRKVEQGKALIVGGLGRPEPKIYFTGGFVIPIIHKPEVMDISVKTIEIDRRGKEGLICGDNIRADIKVTFFVRVNKTKEDVTKVAQSIGCVRASDKVTLEELFNAKFSEALKTVGKQLDFIDLYTKRDEFRDQIIRVIGRDLNGYVLEDAAIDFLEQTPLSSLDEDNILDAQGIRKITQLTTTEHVHTNEFQNNERKLITKQNVEADEAIFELERQRADAEAKKDREIATMRAREEAETKKVQEEERLRSETARIKSDEDIAVQEENKQRQVEVAEKNRLRVIAVEEERIEKDRQLEVIVRERETELNRIAKDKEVEVEKKSIAEVIRERVAVERTVAEEEEAIKKLRRVEEAERERQAKVIAAEAEAQENLVKDIKAAEAAEQASVHRAKERVTLADAEVEAADREARAKIRLAEGVEAEEAASGRAQAAVLKEKGLAEAVAIQEKFKAEAAGLTEKAEAMRQFDEASRQHEEYRLRLENERVIALEDIGARRDIAEKQAQVLSEALESADIDIVGGDGVFFDKLVNSIASGKSVDGFYNNSNTAQALLGDYVSGKKDLSEDLKALLAGASRHAQGLGNLTLSALLAKMMLQEGADKEKIKALQARASELGLDKLRIS, encoded by the coding sequence ATGGAATTCTTTATCGTCCTGGGATTTGCGGGACTGATCATTTTTATGGGCATCATGATGCTCTTCGTCCGCCTCTTCCGCAAGGTGGAACAGGGCAAGGCCCTGATCGTGGGCGGACTGGGGCGGCCGGAACCCAAGATCTACTTCACCGGCGGATTCGTCATCCCCATCATCCACAAGCCCGAGGTCATGGACATCTCGGTCAAAACCATCGAGATCGACCGCCGGGGCAAGGAGGGCTTGATCTGCGGCGACAATATCCGCGCCGACATCAAGGTCACCTTCTTCGTGCGCGTCAACAAGACCAAGGAGGACGTCACCAAAGTGGCCCAGAGCATCGGTTGCGTGCGGGCTTCCGACAAGGTCACTCTGGAAGAGCTCTTCAACGCCAAGTTTTCCGAGGCTCTCAAGACGGTCGGAAAGCAGCTCGACTTCATCGACCTCTACACCAAGCGCGACGAATTCCGCGACCAGATCATCCGCGTCATCGGACGCGACCTCAACGGCTACGTGCTGGAAGACGCCGCCATCGACTTCCTGGAGCAGACGCCTCTGAGTTCGCTTGACGAAGACAACATCCTGGACGCCCAGGGTATCCGCAAGATCACCCAGCTCACCACGACCGAGCACGTCCATACCAACGAGTTCCAGAACAACGAGCGCAAGCTCATCACCAAGCAGAACGTTGAGGCCGACGAGGCCATCTTCGAGCTGGAGCGCCAGCGCGCCGACGCCGAAGCCAAGAAGGACCGCGAGATCGCCACCATGCGGGCCCGCGAAGAGGCTGAAACCAAGAAGGTCCAGGAAGAAGAGCGGCTGCGCTCGGAAACGGCCCGCATCAAGAGCGACGAAGACATCGCCGTCCAGGAGGAGAACAAGCAGCGCCAGGTGGAAGTGGCCGAGAAGAACCGCCTGCGCGTGATCGCGGTGGAAGAGGAGCGCATCGAGAAGGACCGCCAGTTGGAGGTCATCGTTCGCGAGCGCGAAACCGAACTCAACCGCATCGCCAAAGACAAGGAAGTCGAAGTCGAGAAGAAGTCCATCGCCGAGGTCATTCGTGAGCGGGTGGCGGTGGAACGCACCGTGGCCGAGGAAGAGGAAGCCATCAAGAAGCTGCGCCGCGTGGAAGAGGCCGAGCGCGAGCGGCAGGCCAAGGTCATCGCCGCTGAAGCCGAAGCCCAGGAGAACCTGGTCAAAGACATCAAGGCCGCCGAAGCCGCCGAACAAGCCTCCGTCCACCGGGCCAAGGAACGCGTCACGCTGGCCGACGCCGAGGTCGAAGCCGCCGACCGCGAGGCCCGCGCCAAGATCCGCCTGGCCGAAGGCGTCGAGGCCGAAGAGGCCGCTTCGGGACGCGCCCAGGCTGCCGTCCTCAAAGAGAAGGGGCTGGCCGAGGCCGTGGCCATCCAGGAGAAGTTCAAGGCCGAAGCCGCCGGACTCACCGAGAAGGCCGAAGCCATGCGTCAGTTCGACGAAGCTTCCCGCCAGCACGAGGAATACCGCCTGCGCCTCGAGAACGAACGCGTCATCGCGCTGGAAGACATCGGAGCCCGCCGCGACATCGCCGAAAAACAGGCCCAGGTCCTCTCCGAGGCCTTGGAGAGCGCCGACATCGACATCGTGGGCGGCGACGGCGTCTTCTTCGACAAGCTGGTCAACTCCATCGCCTCAGGCAAGTCGGTGGACGGCTTCTACAACAACTCCAATACCGCCCAAGCCCTGCTGGGAGACTACGTCAGCGGCAAAAAGGATCTTTCCGAAGACCTCAAGGCGCTGCTGGCGGGCGCCTCCCGGCACGCCCAGGGCCTGGGCAACCTCACTCTCTCGGCCCTGCTGGCCAAGATGATGCTGCAGGAAGGGGCCGACAAGGAAAAAATCAAGGCCCTGCAAGCACGTGCTTCCGAACTGGGTTTGGACAAGTTACGAATATCTTGA
- a CDS encoding transketolase, producing the protein MERQGFPSQQSAVDFQTLEAMANRLRRHSLETTARSKSGHPTTCMSSADLVAALFFRYLRFDLKKPKDRRNDRFVLSKGHAAPLLWAVLAEAGAFPVEHLKTLRLIDSDLEGHPTPRNKWVDVATGSLGQGLSVGVGMALSSRLDGIDNKIYVLMGDGEVAEGAVWEAASLASYRNLDNLIGILDVNGLGQSQRTMFGHDTDLYCRRFEAFGWETRAIDGHDMEEIDDALRWALQADGSPRLIVARTFKGAGVSFLSDAEGRHGVPVTDPQELAKAVAELDDDPGRDFGLTIAAPDKGGSAGPQGFARQMEGPGYGPDDKIATRGAYGIGLRKLGAAHPEVVALDGDTKNSTYSQDFLKAYPERFFECYIAEQNMVGAATGFAALGKIPFSSTFAAFLTRAYDQIRMGAVSRANMKICGSHAGASIGEDGPSQMGLEDLAMMRAIAGSTVLYPSDGVCAENCVRLAAEREGIVYIRTTRPKTPLLYPNDEDFWVGGSKVLRSSDNDQATLVAAGITLHESLAAYEDLKKAGIAVRVIDLYSVKPVDGETLRQAARETGVVITVEDHYPAGGLGDAVLDAIANENVRYRKLAVSGLPRSGAPDALLDEFGISRKRIVEAVREFV; encoded by the coding sequence ATGGAAAGACAAGGTTTCCCCTCCCAACAATCCGCCGTCGATTTTCAAACCCTCGAAGCCATGGCCAACCGCCTGCGGCGTCACTCTCTAGAGACGACGGCCCGCTCCAAGTCAGGGCATCCCACCACCTGCATGTCCAGCGCGGATCTGGTGGCGGCCCTCTTCTTCCGCTATCTGCGCTTCGACCTGAAGAAGCCCAAGGACCGGCGCAACGACCGCTTCGTCCTCTCTAAAGGGCACGCAGCGCCTTTGCTGTGGGCCGTTTTGGCCGAGGCGGGGGCCTTTCCGGTCGAGCACCTGAAGACCCTGCGGCTGATCGACAGCGACCTGGAAGGGCATCCGACGCCTCGCAACAAGTGGGTCGACGTCGCCACCGGGTCGTTGGGACAAGGGTTGTCAGTAGGTGTGGGCATGGCCCTCTCCAGCCGGCTGGACGGCATCGACAACAAGATCTACGTCCTGATGGGCGATGGAGAGGTGGCGGAGGGAGCGGTTTGGGAAGCGGCTTCTCTGGCCTCCTACCGCAACCTCGACAACCTGATCGGCATTCTCGACGTGAACGGGCTGGGACAAAGCCAGCGCACCATGTTCGGGCACGACACCGATCTCTACTGCCGCCGCTTCGAGGCCTTCGGATGGGAGACTCGGGCCATAGACGGTCACGACATGGAAGAGATCGACGATGCGCTGCGCTGGGCCCTGCAAGCCGATGGAAGCCCGCGTCTGATCGTAGCCCGCACCTTCAAGGGCGCCGGAGTGTCTTTCCTCAGCGACGCCGAAGGACGGCACGGCGTCCCGGTCACCGATCCCCAAGAGCTGGCCAAGGCTGTGGCGGAATTAGACGACGATCCCGGGAGGGATTTCGGCCTGACCATCGCCGCGCCCGACAAAGGCGGATCAGCCGGACCCCAGGGCTTTGCCCGCCAAATGGAAGGTCCGGGCTACGGACCCGATGACAAGATCGCCACCCGCGGCGCCTACGGAATCGGACTGCGCAAGCTGGGCGCCGCCCATCCCGAGGTGGTGGCGCTGGACGGGGACACCAAGAACTCCACCTATTCGCAGGACTTTCTCAAGGCCTATCCGGAACGGTTTTTCGAGTGCTACATCGCCGAGCAGAACATGGTGGGCGCCGCCACCGGATTTGCCGCTTTGGGCAAGATCCCCTTCAGTTCGACCTTCGCCGCCTTTCTCACCCGCGCCTACGACCAAATCCGCATGGGCGCGGTATCGCGGGCCAACATGAAGATCTGCGGCTCCCACGCCGGCGCCTCCATCGGCGAGGACGGGCCCTCCCAAATGGGGCTGGAAGACCTGGCCATGATGCGGGCCATAGCCGGCTCCACCGTGCTCTATCCCAGCGACGGCGTGTGCGCCGAGAACTGCGTCCGCCTGGCGGCCGAAAGGGAGGGCATCGTCTACATCCGCACCACCCGTCCCAAGACGCCGCTGCTCTATCCCAACGACGAGGATTTTTGGGTGGGCGGCAGCAAGGTGTTGCGTTCCAGCGACAACGACCAGGCCACCCTGGTGGCCGCCGGCATCACCCTGCACGAGTCGCTGGCCGCCTATGAGGACCTGAAGAAGGCGGGCATCGCGGTGCGCGTGATCGACCTCTACAGCGTCAAGCCGGTGGACGGCGAAACGCTGCGCCAGGCGGCCCGCGAGACCGGCGTCGTGATCACGGTCGAAGACCACTACCCCGCCGGCGGACTGGGCGATGCCGTACTCGACGCCATCGCCAACGAAAACGTCCGCTACCGCAAGCTGGCCGTCAGCGGACTGCCCCGCTCCGGCGCACCCGACGCCCTGCTGGACGAGTTCGGCATCTCCCGCAAACGCATCGTGGAAGCCGTCCGCGAGTTTGTCTAA
- a CDS encoding succinylglutamate desuccinylase/aspartoacylase family protein, with protein sequence MSEAANVLESEPTTQAGLERVVARWGGQRPGPMMICVTALHGNEPAGLRASRRVGEALRSRQVEMRGEFIALAGNLQALAERKRYIREDLNRIWWPERIEALRHVRRSLMDEEREMMELLAELEHCIERAQGPVFIFDLHTTSADGVPFAAIEDTLPIRQLAFRFPVPVILGIEEEIGGALMEYLNGRGYRCLTFEGGQHLSEGAVDNHESLIWIALNLCGLIDGGRQEVRRHVERLVCECGDTPCAFEIRYRHGIGPQDHFVMLPGKSNFQQVEKGEVVAHDSRGEVSAPMKGRLVMPLYQQQGEDGFFLGREFNPIWLRVSAWLRRMRLGRIAHWMPGVKCHPEERKRRAGWMIVNPGIARWFAVEVFHLLGYRRHPPEGKYLVFSRRSYDL encoded by the coding sequence ATGAGTGAAGCGGCCAACGTGCTGGAAAGCGAGCCGACGACACAAGCAGGATTGGAACGGGTCGTGGCCCGCTGGGGCGGCCAGCGGCCCGGCCCGATGATGATATGCGTCACGGCGCTGCACGGAAATGAACCGGCAGGTTTGCGGGCCTCTCGGCGGGTGGGGGAAGCCTTGCGAAGCCGCCAGGTGGAAATGCGCGGGGAATTCATCGCCCTGGCCGGAAATCTGCAGGCGCTGGCTGAAAGAAAGCGCTACATCCGGGAAGATCTCAATCGCATCTGGTGGCCGGAGCGCATCGAGGCCTTGCGCCACGTCCGCCGTTCTCTGATGGACGAAGAGCGCGAAATGATGGAGTTGCTGGCCGAGTTGGAGCACTGCATCGAGCGGGCTCAGGGCCCCGTTTTCATCTTCGATCTGCACACCACGTCGGCTGACGGCGTCCCCTTTGCCGCCATCGAAGACACGCTGCCCATCCGCCAACTGGCCTTCCGCTTTCCGGTTCCCGTGATTCTGGGAATCGAAGAGGAAATCGGGGGCGCCCTCATGGAGTACCTTAACGGGCGCGGCTACCGCTGCCTCACTTTTGAAGGCGGGCAACACCTCAGCGAAGGGGCCGTCGACAACCACGAGTCGCTGATCTGGATCGCCCTCAACCTGTGCGGACTCATCGACGGCGGACGCCAGGAAGTCCGCCGCCATGTGGAGCGCCTGGTCTGCGAATGCGGCGACACCCCCTGCGCCTTCGAAATCCGTTACCGCCACGGCATCGGTCCCCAGGATCACTTCGTGATGCTGCCGGGCAAGAGCAACTTCCAGCAGGTCGAAAAGGGAGAGGTGGTCGCCCACGACAGCCGGGGAGAAGTTAGCGCCCCGATGAAGGGACGCCTCGTCATGCCCCTCTACCAGCAGCAGGGCGAGGACGGCTTCTTCCTGGGACGCGAATTCAACCCGATCTGGCTCAGGGTTTCGGCCTGGCTCAGGCGCATGAGGCTGGGGCGCATCGCCCATTGGATGCCCGGCGTCAAGTGCCATCCCGAAGAGCGCAAGCGGCGGGCCGGCTGGATGATCGTGAATCCCGGAATCGCCCGCTGGTTCGCGGTGGAAGTCTTTCACCTTCTGGGCTACCGCCGCCATCCCCCCGAAGGCAAATACCTGGTCTTCAGCCGCCGTTCCTACGACCTCTAG